A genomic region of Nymphaea colorata isolate Beijing-Zhang1983 chromosome 2, ASM883128v2, whole genome shotgun sequence contains the following coding sequences:
- the LOC116248671 gene encoding uncharacterized protein LOC116248671 isoform X1 → MAEEEAKQREVEVVKSGELLFCGGTNWDAMGRKKDATSSANLVSPTRLRPLLGVNICFVASGCASCHCVALDVHGRCYTWGRNEKGQLGHGDLIQRDRPTVVSELSKYKIIKAGAGRNHTVVVTEHGDSFSFGWNKHGQLGSGSTKNEIETSPVRCLASQVTNAVCGADFTVWLSSIQGSTILTAGLPQYGQLGHGTDNEYNLKDASVRLAYEPQPRPRAIASLAQKTIVKVACGTNHTVAVDSNGCVYTWGFGGYGRLGHREPKDEWIPRLVETFQRQNVLPPNAVVSAGAANSACTAGGGQLYMWGKLKVTGDEWMYPKPLMDLSGWNIRCMDSGNLHHFCGADESCISWGNAQSGELGYGPMGQKSSANPKKVDILEGMHVIDVACGMGHSLIVVDRENVADRLDQLEIYDGETPSEAEAETIASKELSTKKTAKKALASTAGKSKKREKAKDDSDAEDEESNDGASDDENGSVDGKAKKSRRGNTSSRGRGRTPSKASVEKKSSGRSQGHGRSAKRGRARK, encoded by the exons ATGGCGGAGGAGGAGGCGAAGCAGCGGGAGGTGGAGGTGGTCAAGAGCGGGGAGCTCCTCTTCTGCGGGGGTACGAATTGGGACGCGATGGGCCGGAAGAAGGACGCCACCAGCTCCGCGAACCTGGTGTCGCCAACGAGGCTCAGGCCGTTGCTCGGGGTCAACATTTGCTTCGTTGCGTCCGGATGCG cTTCCTGTCACTGTGTTGCTTTGGATGTCCATGGACGTTGTTACACATGGGGCAGGAATGAG AAGGGACAGTTGGGGCATGGGGATCTCATTCAGCGTGATAGGCCCACTGTAGTATCTGAACTTTCTAA atataaaattattaaagcTGGTGCTGGGAGGAACCATACTGTGGTGGTCACTGAACATGGcgattcattttcttttggttggaATAAGCATGGGCAATTAGGGTCAGGTTCCACAAAAAATG AAATTGAGACGTCTCCTGTTCGCTGTCTTGCTTCTCAAGTGACAAATGCTGTTTGTGGGGCTGACTTCACAGTGTGGCTTTCTTCAATTCAAGGATCAACCATACT AACTGCTGGCCTTCCTCAGTATGGACAGCTTGGCCATGGGACTGACAATGAG TACAATTTGAAGGATGCATCAGTTAGACTTGCTTATGAACCACAGCCTCGTCCACGAGCTATAGCTTCACTTGCTCAGAAAACCATTGTAAAAGTTGCATGTGGGACAAATCACACAG TTGCAGTTGATTCAAATGGCTGTGTTTACAC GTGGGGATTCGGTGGATATGGAAG GTTGGGACACAGGGAGCCGAAGGATGAATGGATTCCTCGCCTTGTTGAAACTTTTCAAAGACAGAATGTACTACCTCCCAATGCTGTTGTTTCAGCTGGTGCTGCTAATTCTGCATGTACTGCTG GTGGAGGGCAGTTGTACATGTGGGGCAAGCTGAAGGTTACTGGTGATGAGTGGATGTATCCCAAGCCTCTTATGGACCTGAG CGGCTGGAACATTCGCTGCATGGACTCGGGAAACCTGCACCACTTTTGTGGTGCTGATGAATCCTGCATAAGTTGGGGAAATGCCCAATCTGGGGAGCTGGGTTATGGACCAATGGGCCAAAA ATCCTCTGCAAACCCCAAGAAGGTTGACATTTTAGAGGGAATGCATGTTATTGA TGTTGCTTGTGGCATGGGTCATTCTTTGATTGTAGTAGATAGAGAAAATGTTGCAGATCGGTTGGATCAG CTGGAAATTTACGATGGTGAGACACCCAGCGAAG CTGAAGCTGAAACAATTGCAAGCAAAGAACTGTCAACCAAAAAAACTGCTAAAAAGGCTCTTGCAAGCACTGCTGGCAAGTCCAAGAAACGGGAGAAGGCCAAAGATGATTCAGATGCTGAAGATGAGGAAAGTAATGATGGTGCCAGTGATGATGAGAATGGCTCAGTTGATGGCAAGGCAAAGAAGTCACGCCGGGGTAACACTTCAAGTCGAGGGCGTGGAAGGACTCCATCAAAGGCTTCAGTCGAGAAGAAAAGCTCTGGGCGAAGCCAGGGTCATGGTAGATCTGCCAAGAGAGGTAGGGCCAGAAAGTGA
- the LOC116248671 gene encoding uncharacterized protein LOC116248671 isoform X2, with product MAEEEAKQREVEVVKSGELLFCGGTNWDAMGRKKDATSSANLVSPTRLRPLLGVNICFVASGCASCHCVALDVHGRCYTWGRNEKGQLGHGDLIQRDRPTVVSELSKYKIIKAGAGRNHTVVVTEHGDSFSFGWNKHGQLGSGSTKNEIETSPVRCLASQVTNAVCGADFTVWLSSIQGSTILTAGLPQYGQLGHGTDNEYNLKDASVRLAYEPQPRPRAIASLAQKTIVKVACGTNHTVAVDSNGCVYTWGFGGYGRLGHREPKDEWIPRLVETFQRQNVLPPNAVVSAGAANSACTAGGGQLYMWGKLKVTGDEWMYPKPLMDLSGWNIRCMDSGNLHHFCGADESCISWGNAQSGELGYGPMGQKSSANPKKVDILEGMHVIDVACGMGHSLIVVDRENVADRLDQLEIYDGETPSEGALGHYSLFVGFSV from the exons ATGGCGGAGGAGGAGGCGAAGCAGCGGGAGGTGGAGGTGGTCAAGAGCGGGGAGCTCCTCTTCTGCGGGGGTACGAATTGGGACGCGATGGGCCGGAAGAAGGACGCCACCAGCTCCGCGAACCTGGTGTCGCCAACGAGGCTCAGGCCGTTGCTCGGGGTCAACATTTGCTTCGTTGCGTCCGGATGCG cTTCCTGTCACTGTGTTGCTTTGGATGTCCATGGACGTTGTTACACATGGGGCAGGAATGAG AAGGGACAGTTGGGGCATGGGGATCTCATTCAGCGTGATAGGCCCACTGTAGTATCTGAACTTTCTAA atataaaattattaaagcTGGTGCTGGGAGGAACCATACTGTGGTGGTCACTGAACATGGcgattcattttcttttggttggaATAAGCATGGGCAATTAGGGTCAGGTTCCACAAAAAATG AAATTGAGACGTCTCCTGTTCGCTGTCTTGCTTCTCAAGTGACAAATGCTGTTTGTGGGGCTGACTTCACAGTGTGGCTTTCTTCAATTCAAGGATCAACCATACT AACTGCTGGCCTTCCTCAGTATGGACAGCTTGGCCATGGGACTGACAATGAG TACAATTTGAAGGATGCATCAGTTAGACTTGCTTATGAACCACAGCCTCGTCCACGAGCTATAGCTTCACTTGCTCAGAAAACCATTGTAAAAGTTGCATGTGGGACAAATCACACAG TTGCAGTTGATTCAAATGGCTGTGTTTACAC GTGGGGATTCGGTGGATATGGAAG GTTGGGACACAGGGAGCCGAAGGATGAATGGATTCCTCGCCTTGTTGAAACTTTTCAAAGACAGAATGTACTACCTCCCAATGCTGTTGTTTCAGCTGGTGCTGCTAATTCTGCATGTACTGCTG GTGGAGGGCAGTTGTACATGTGGGGCAAGCTGAAGGTTACTGGTGATGAGTGGATGTATCCCAAGCCTCTTATGGACCTGAG CGGCTGGAACATTCGCTGCATGGACTCGGGAAACCTGCACCACTTTTGTGGTGCTGATGAATCCTGCATAAGTTGGGGAAATGCCCAATCTGGGGAGCTGGGTTATGGACCAATGGGCCAAAA ATCCTCTGCAAACCCCAAGAAGGTTGACATTTTAGAGGGAATGCATGTTATTGA TGTTGCTTGTGGCATGGGTCATTCTTTGATTGTAGTAGATAGAGAAAATGTTGCAGATCGGTTGGATCAG CTGGAAATTTACGATGGTGAGACACCCAGCGAAG GAGCCCTTGGACATTATAGTCTTTTCGTGGGCTTTTCTGTCTGA